Below is a window of Synechococcus sp. RSCCF101 DNA.
GGCATCCGTGCCACAGCCGATTTCCTGCGGGAGATCCATGGCCTGCTCGAGCTGGAGCTGCCGCCGGAGCTGGTTCCTGATGCCGGCGGCGCCTGTGAGGCCGAGCGGCGCTCACAGCTTCCCTGGTACTCCCGCTCGGTGGATTCCACCTATCTCACGGGCAAGCGGGTGTTCATCTTCGGCGACGCCAGCCATGCCATCGCTGCCGCCCGCATCGCCCGCCACGAGCTGGGCTTCGAGGTGGTGGGCCTGGGCAGCTACAGCCGGGAACGGGCCCGGGAGGTCCGCGCGGCCGCCAGGGAGTTCGGGCTCAACGCCCTGATCACCGATGACTATCTCGCCGTGGAGGCCGCGATGGCGGAGGCCGCCCCGGAGCTGGTGCTGGGCACCCAGATGGAACGGCACAGCGCCAAGCGGCTGGGACTTCCCTGCGCCGTGATCAGTGCACCCCTGCACGTTCAGGATGTGCCGGCCCACCACTCACCCCAGATGGGCTGGGAAGGGGCGAATGTGATCTTCGATGCCTGGGTCCACCCGTTGATGATGGGTCTGGAGGAGCATCTGATCGGCATGTTCCGGCACGATTTCGAGTTCGTCGACGGTCACCGCAGTCACCTCGGCGAAGGAACCGCTTCGCCGGGCACGCCAGCTGCGGCAACTCCGCCTGCACAGACCTTCTCCACCCCGCTGCAGGATCTCTCCCCTGCCGATGCGGCTGAGGCCCTGGCCACGACGGTGGCCGTGGCCGAGGCGTTCGCGCCGGCGGGCGGTGCTCCCGAGTGGACGGCGGACGGCGAGGCGGAGCTGAACCGCATTCCCTTCTTCGTGCGGGGCAAGGTCCGCCGCAACACCGAATCCTTCGCCCGGGATCGGGGCCTGGTGGCGATCGACGCCGAAACGCTGTACGACGCCAAGGCCCACTTCAGCCGCTGATCCGGTGCGCCGCTTGCCCACAGTCAGGCTCTGGATGAGGCATACACCGCATTGTGTTCCGATTGTGGCGTGAGGCTGTGAGTGGATGCTCAGATCGATTCGTATCGGTTTGCATGAAGCATGGCCTTCGGGCAGGCCGCTGACCTTGCATGGAATCAGTGACATCGACTCGGGGTCTTCAGCATGACCAGCACGCTCAAACCGCCGGCGGTCACCCCCTCCCGGGGTGAGGACGGGGAAGGCAGCCTGCAGGTGCATCAGGATCCCTCCCTGCGCATCGAGGAGGGGGCCCTTGTCATCGCGGTCTACGGCAAGGGAGGCATCGGCAAATCCACCACTTCCTCCAATCTCTCAGCCGCCTTTTCACGCCTCGGCAAGCGGGTGCTGCAGATCGGCTGTGATCCGAAGCACGACTCCAC
It encodes the following:
- a CDS encoding ferredoxin:protochlorophyllide reductase (ATP-dependent) subunit B, translated to MELTLWTYEGPPHVGAMRIAASMEGVHYVLHAPQGDTYADLLFTMIERRGCRPPVTYTTFQARDLGGDTADLVTRTIADAVQRFAPEALLVGESCTAELIQDQPGALAAGMDLGGVPVVSLELPAYSKKENWGAAETFYQLVRALLRPQMPPPGQPRPDPGRWRREGRRPRVNLLGPSLLGFRCRDDVREITRLLASHGIDVSVTAPLGARPADLERLPDADVNVCLTPEVAGTACSWLERSFGMPWVRTVPIGIRATADFLREIHGLLELELPPELVPDAGGACEAERRSQLPWYSRSVDSTYLTGKRVFIFGDASHAIAAARIARHELGFEVVGLGSYSRERAREVRAAAREFGLNALITDDYLAVEAAMAEAAPELVLGTQMERHSAKRLGLPCAVISAPLHVQDVPAHHSPQMGWEGANVIFDAWVHPLMMGLEEHLIGMFRHDFEFVDGHRSHLGEGTASPGTPAAATPPAQTFSTPLQDLSPADAAEALATTVAVAEAFAPAGGAPEWTADGEAELNRIPFFVRGKVRRNTESFARDRGLVAIDAETLYDAKAHFSR